Proteins encoded within one genomic window of Candidatus Nezhaarchaeota archaeon:
- a CDS encoding 4Fe-4S double cluster binding domain-containing protein, whose translation MSLKDEVREYAIKVLGLNCIRFVATHDFKDYVESWAKTIILLGIEAWDDAFDMVLFRTKDNEVDIYYVYEVILAEKALKLCLHLRDLGFKAKHEPYRLPLKQVAVKAGAGCYGKNSLIISPQYGSRIRFTCIVTDAELEPDQPFKADLCGECDLCVRACPLNAIREPYRIDARRCVNSLTPPSREVDSDVMELAPKLLRRPTENAIILCSICQAVCPYNKGVKNF comes from the coding sequence ATGTCCTTAAAGGATGAAGTTCGTGAGTATGCAATTAAAGTCTTAGGTCTCAATTGTATAAGGTTTGTCGCAACGCACGACTTTAAGGATTATGTAGAGTCATGGGCGAAGACAATAATCCTGCTGGGGATAGAGGCTTGGGATGATGCATTTGACATGGTATTGTTCAGAACTAAAGACAACGAGGTCGACATTTACTATGTCTACGAGGTTATATTGGCTGAAAAGGCACTTAAGTTATGCTTACATCTGAGGGACTTAGGCTTTAAGGCTAAGCATGAACCTTATCGCTTACCGCTAAAGCAGGTAGCTGTTAAGGCTGGTGCAGGGTGTTATGGCAAGAACTCCCTGATCATAAGCCCACAGTACGGATCTAGGATAAGGTTTACATGCATCGTTACAGACGCTGAGTTAGAGCCCGATCAGCCATTTAAAGCAGATTTGTGTGGCGAATGCGACTTATGCGTTAGAGCTTGTCCACTCAATGCCATAAGAGAGCCGTACAGAATCGACGCACGAAGATGCGTAAACTCTCTAACGCCACCTTCAAGGGAAGTGGATTCGGATGTTATGGAATTGGCACCAAAACTATTAAGGAGACCAACGGAAAACGCCATAATTCTATGCTCGATATGTCAAGCTGTTTGCCCTTATAATAAGGGCGTAAAGAATTTCTGA
- a CDS encoding molybdenum cofactor biosynthesis protein MoaB: MSKVVDEHRRKAASKVSFYIIVTSDTLYDLFRRGEKVDDENGVLISKILEAEGQIVKGRSIVPNDPSTIKREIDTVIDALKPDVIITTGGTGLGNKDVTIEVVEGLFEKKIPGFGELLRFLSFNEIGSAAMLTRATAGVYKKTVIFSIPGSPHAVELALKRLIIPEAGHIVTHVRG, from the coding sequence ATGAGCAAGGTGGTTGATGAGCATAGAAGAAAAGCTGCTTCGAAGGTCTCCTTCTACATCATAGTAACAAGTGACACTCTCTATGATCTATTTAGGAGAGGGGAGAAGGTAGATGATGAGAACGGGGTCCTCATCTCAAAAATTCTAGAAGCAGAGGGACAAATAGTTAAGGGTAGGTCAATAGTCCCTAATGATCCATCCACGATAAAGCGAGAGATAGATACCGTGATAGATGCTTTAAAGCCTGATGTGATAATAACAACTGGCGGCACTGGGCTGGGTAATAAGGACGTAACTATTGAAGTTGTCGAAGGACTGTTTGAGAAAAAGATTCCAGGGTTTGGAGAATTACTTAGATTTTTGAGCTTTAATGAAATAGGGAGTGCAGCTATGTTAACGAGAGCTACAGCTGGTGTGTACAAGAAGACCGTTATATTTTCGATACCAGGTTCTCCCCATGCAGTAGAGCTTGCACTTAAAAGACTGATAATTCCCGAGGCAGGTCACATAGTAACTCACGTAAGGGGTTAA
- a CDS encoding ORC1-type DNA replication protein has translation MDEEDLSFIPGKSVFKDERALSFEYVPPSLPYREEQLKMLMNFFRYMVEGGGFCQKALLIGDVGTGKTATSKLFGGILEGHCKKKGRDFKFIYVNCYRERTLFLISQRIIESLAPSLPTRGLSPQELLRMAVSLLKEKQLSAMLVLDEIHYFVRAAGQDALYNLLRILEGYYEGEVGLGMLFISRSRDFIYELDDVVKSSLTRNVINFEPYTSHQLMTILQERVKLAFKEGAVSSEALEVIADNVGVDRGGRGDARLAIEILWRAGKIADMRGRGEVTPDDVREASSFIHPAIRIEDLKSLLVDEKVVLLTIAKELKKGVAYTRMGTFKDRYQSECELWGLRAKKHTQLWKIIKNLEKMGFVTTKTVSVGRGRTTLIGLPLMPAFLLEKEISKLLAEDIGGKEVERRKPFRL, from the coding sequence ATGGACGAAGAGGATTTAAGCTTTATTCCTGGTAAGTCCGTATTCAAGGACGAGAGGGCTCTCTCATTCGAGTACGTACCTCCAAGCTTACCTTATAGAGAGGAGCAACTGAAGATGTTGATGAACTTCTTTAGGTACATGGTTGAAGGAGGAGGTTTTTGTCAAAAAGCTCTCCTAATAGGGGATGTAGGAACGGGTAAAACAGCAACTTCTAAGCTTTTTGGAGGCATCTTAGAAGGGCACTGTAAAAAGAAGGGAAGGGACTTTAAGTTCATATACGTGAACTGTTATCGTGAGAGAACACTTTTCCTCATCAGTCAAAGAATTATAGAGTCTCTAGCACCATCATTACCTACTAGAGGGTTGTCACCTCAAGAGCTTTTAAGAATGGCAGTTTCGCTGCTTAAAGAAAAACAACTCTCCGCGATGCTGGTATTGGACGAAATTCACTACTTTGTGAGGGCTGCAGGACAGGACGCCCTCTACAATCTCCTTAGAATCTTAGAGGGCTACTATGAGGGTGAAGTAGGATTGGGCATGCTGTTCATTTCAAGAAGCAGGGACTTCATTTATGAGTTAGACGATGTTGTTAAAAGTAGCTTAACAAGAAATGTGATAAACTTTGAACCCTACACATCCCATCAATTGATGACTATACTCCAAGAGAGGGTTAAGCTGGCCTTCAAGGAGGGGGCCGTTTCTTCGGAGGCGTTAGAGGTCATAGCTGATAACGTGGGTGTTGATCGTGGTGGAAGAGGGGATGCTAGGCTAGCCATAGAGATACTGTGGCGTGCTGGTAAGATTGCTGACATGAGAGGAAGAGGAGAAGTAACGCCAGACGATGTGAGAGAAGCCAGTAGCTTCATACATCCAGCCATCAGAATTGAGGATTTAAAGAGCCTGTTAGTAGATGAGAAGGTAGTTTTATTGACTATAGCAAAAGAATTGAAAAAAGGAGTTGCATACACTAGAATGGGGACCTTTAAAGACAGGTATCAAAGTGAGTGCGAGCTATGGGGACTTCGAGCTAAAAAGCATACTCAGTTGTGGAAGATCATTAAAAATTTAGAAAAGATGGGTTTTGTAACCACTAAAACCGTAAGCGTAGGTAGGGGGAGAACTACATTGATAGGTCTGCCTTTAATGCCAGCATTCCTGTTAGAAAAAGAGATCTCAAAGCTCTTAGCCGAGGATATTGGAGGAAAAGAAGTTGAGCGTCGAAAACCTTTTAGGCTCTAA
- a CDS encoding replication factor C large subunit, whose product MSLQLYVPWTEKHKPRSIAEIKEIVGSDADYVDKFVSWLKSWRPGEKAALLYGPPGVGKTLLVEVVAKELGYELFQLNASDARTESMLRRLVGQSSKTVSLYSSKGKLIFLDEIDGLYGTEEAGAVKTIVELIKESRVPVVMAANDPWDPKLRPLRDVSIMIEFKRLKVYSIIKHLKKICSREGIVADEKALKIIAELAEGDMRSAINDLQATAQGKKRLTVNDVSWLRARNRQYQAFDVLRMLFASKRCDDARNVINSSLLDYETLMLWIDENLPRQYTDPEELAKAYYYLARADIFLGRMKRGQKWELLRHVIDFMTAGVAMAKIHPYKFTKYGFPQKLLLMAKAKDMRAIRESICERIASKCHLSKRKASTEIIPFLHVIFEAPGLVKRDISRWLDLDESMENFLKKRG is encoded by the coding sequence ATGTCCCTCCAATTATACGTTCCTTGGACTGAGAAGCACAAACCACGCTCAATAGCTGAAATAAAGGAGATAGTGGGCAGCGATGCCGATTACGTGGACAAGTTCGTTTCTTGGTTAAAGAGTTGGAGGCCTGGTGAAAAAGCGGCGCTTCTCTACGGACCTCCTGGTGTTGGTAAAACTCTTTTAGTAGAAGTTGTAGCTAAGGAGCTGGGATACGAACTCTTTCAACTTAATGCAAGTGACGCACGAACTGAAAGCATGCTAAGGAGACTAGTCGGTCAATCATCCAAGACTGTCAGTCTCTACAGTTCTAAGGGTAAGTTAATATTTTTAGACGAGATCGACGGTCTTTATGGAACTGAAGAGGCTGGAGCTGTAAAAACGATAGTGGAACTGATTAAGGAGTCTAGAGTGCCAGTGGTAATGGCAGCCAATGATCCCTGGGATCCAAAGTTAAGACCTCTTCGAGACGTTTCAATTATGATAGAATTTAAGCGATTGAAGGTCTACTCAATAATAAAGCACTTGAAGAAGATATGCTCGAGAGAAGGAATAGTAGCCGATGAGAAGGCATTAAAGATTATTGCCGAGCTAGCTGAAGGTGATATGAGGTCCGCAATCAATGACCTGCAGGCAACCGCTCAAGGCAAGAAGAGACTAACTGTGAATGATGTTTCATGGCTTCGAGCGAGAAATAGGCAATATCAAGCATTTGACGTCTTAAGGATGCTGTTTGCATCAAAACGATGCGATGATGCCAGAAACGTCATTAATTCATCGTTATTAGATTACGAGACCCTTATGCTCTGGATAGACGAGAACTTACCGAGGCAATACACGGACCCTGAAGAGTTAGCTAAGGCGTATTACTACCTTGCAAGAGCCGATATCTTCCTGGGTAGAATGAAGAGAGGACAAAAGTGGGAATTACTGAGACACGTCATAGACTTTATGACGGCTGGCGTCGCCATGGCTAAGATACATCCATACAAGTTCACTAAATATGGCTTCCCTCAAAAACTGTTACTTATGGCTAAAGCTAAAGATATGAGAGCAATAAGGGAGTCCATATGCGAGAGGATTGCCTCAAAATGTCACTTGTCTAAGAGGAAAGCGAGCACTGAGATCATACCGTTCTTACATGTGATATTTGAAGCACCTGGTCTTGTTAAGCGGGACATATCACGATGGCTAGACTTAGACGAATCTATGGAGAACTTCTTAAAGAAGCGAGGTTAA
- a CDS encoding winged helix-turn-helix domain-containing protein — MSVENLLGSKSRVKILKVLIDKEELNITAIAREAKVNHKTALRHLEELRKTGVVTEKVFGRVRIFKINSEDPRIEALKLLFKSIGGADKK; from the coding sequence TTGAGCGTCGAAAACCTTTTAGGCTCTAAGTCTAGAGTGAAGATACTTAAGGTTTTAATAGATAAAGAGGAGCTCAACATAACAGCCATAGCGAGAGAGGCTAAAGTTAACCATAAAACAGCTCTACGACACCTTGAAGAGCTGAGGAAGACAGGAGTTGTAACTGAGAAGGTTTTCGGCAGAGTAAGAATCTTCAAGATTAATTCTGAAGATCCTAGAATTGAGGCTTTGAAGTTGCTCTTTAAATCTATTGGCGGTGCGGATAAGAAATGA
- a CDS encoding (Fe-S)-binding protein, whose product MKTIIGIVGSNREARLRLMKELSNKLKDKGYSVILVFQCRDGEDISVPGTLVVSTLDSSTFIKADFKMTINDLKRLFPNKWCLVLAEEYKVAPYIAVATSKHDIDELGPQSLAIVLMNNDLVEFTTSLRDKIATINRVTEIIHEVLIEDIMKTLMRENCGECGFNSCKDLAEAIARGEDTPLRCAKRGERVKLMVDGDLIQLNPFTSKMFVQVLTSLLSILKGVPRSFRRVTVEVNLD is encoded by the coding sequence TTGAAGACCATAATTGGCATAGTAGGTTCTAATAGAGAAGCGAGATTAAGATTAATGAAGGAGCTAAGCAATAAACTGAAGGATAAAGGTTATAGCGTGATATTGGTCTTCCAATGTCGTGATGGTGAGGACATCAGCGTACCTGGTACTTTAGTCGTAAGCACTTTAGATTCTTCAACGTTCATAAAGGCAGATTTTAAGATGACAATCAATGACTTAAAAAGGCTATTTCCGAACAAGTGGTGTTTAGTGTTGGCTGAAGAGTACAAGGTTGCTCCTTACATAGCAGTCGCTACATCTAAACATGACATTGACGAGCTTGGACCTCAAAGCTTAGCTATAGTCCTTATGAACAATGATCTAGTGGAATTTACAACTTCTTTGAGGGATAAGATTGCGACGATAAACAGAGTTACTGAAATTATTCACGAAGTTCTAATAGAAGATATCATGAAGACCTTAATGCGAGAAAATTGTGGAGAATGCGGCTTTAATAGCTGCAAAGATTTAGCCGAGGCCATTGCGAGAGGTGAAGATACTCCTCTTAGATGCGCTAAGAGGGGGGAGCGTGTGAAGTTAATGGTCGACGGAGACCTTATACAGCTAAATCCATTCACGTCAAAGATGTTCGTCCAAGTCTTGACGAGCCTCTTGTCAATATTGAAAGGAGTTCCAAGAAGCTTCAGGAGAGTGACTGTAGAAGTAAACTTGGATTAA
- the moaC gene encoding cyclic pyranopterin monophosphate synthase MoaC, with protein sequence MTMVDVTEKGDVYREAEAEGFIKLRSETLKRIREGTVEKGDVFSVTNVAAILAAKKTSELLPLCHPIPITNVSVMISIEDEGVRVRTIVKAIGRTGVEMEALVATSIALINIWDMVKKYEKDEKGQYPYTEITNIRVKSKIKREVNEQGG encoded by the coding sequence ATGACTATGGTTGATGTAACCGAGAAGGGTGATGTATACAGAGAGGCGGAGGCGGAAGGTTTCATAAAGTTAAGATCAGAGACTTTGAAGAGGATTCGAGAAGGTACTGTGGAAAAAGGTGACGTATTCTCAGTAACGAACGTTGCTGCTATATTGGCAGCAAAGAAGACGTCAGAGCTCTTGCCGCTATGTCACCCGATCCCCATAACCAACGTCTCAGTCATGATAAGTATAGAAGATGAAGGGGTTAGAGTGCGAACAATAGTTAAGGCCATCGGGAGAACTGGTGTTGAAATGGAGGCATTGGTTGCCACTTCAATAGCTCTAATTAACATATGGGATATGGTTAAGAAATACGAGAAGGATGAAAAGGGTCAGTACCCCTATACAGAGATAACAAACATAAGAGTCAAGAGCAAAATAAAGAGGGAAGTAAATGAGCAAGGTGGTTGA